One segment of Rosa chinensis cultivar Old Blush chromosome 6, RchiOBHm-V2, whole genome shotgun sequence DNA contains the following:
- the LOC112170329 gene encoding disease resistance protein RPV1 yields MSTESSSPPRWKYDVFLSFRGEDTRKGFTDHLYTALDDKGITTFRDDPELHKGEDISPALFAAIKESRFALIVLSQNYASSTWCLEELVRILECMKAREAVLPIFYDIDPSVVRKQTGIFGEAFANLEERFSDDKEKVRRWRSALTEVASFSGWNSKEWYESKLIRDIVEVIWKKLQPTSFSYAENLVGIYLRLQPVNLLLGAGVDDVRFIGIWGMGGIGKTTIVRAVYERISRQFEFSFLLTNVRDFVEKSGLLNLQKQLLSGIWTKKADISDLHEGATIIRRLLGHRKVLLILDDVNHSSHLKFLAGNQEWFGSGSRVLITTRDEHLLIEHEVERRLKVEELNDEDSLLLFSRKAFKKGYPEEDFLDLSKSFINYAKGLPLALEVLGSFLYGRDLSEWKSALRKLGTVCNLEIFDILKTSYDGLDDEEKKIFLDISCFFCGEEKDRVTEILISCDVSATIGIKVLMERSLLTILHGRLWMHDLLKKMGREIVRQESTKEPGRRSRLWLLEDVKHVLTKNTGTEAIEGIILDSTELGVTARVNAKSFLMMNRLRYLVIKNGNLPNGLECLPDSLRILNWTGYPLKSLPSHFNPEKLLELNMCHSCIEHFPMEIEPLYNLKTVKLNNSLNLVNTPSFKGMPHLELLFLEGCTRLYEVDPGIEVLDKLTMLNLKDCKNVVHFASSVRGLKSLKVLNLSGCSKLKKLPGDMGHLESLEELRVNGTGIRELPSSDGMLERLALLKMVDCTDLVCLPVSVGGLKSLKVVNISGCLKLDKLPKELGRIACLEEVDASGTSIRELPCSIGMLEGLVSMSLRDCKHLVCLPSSVGGLKSLKDLNLSGCSKLDKLPNEFGFVACLEKLDVSGSRIRELPCSIGMLEGLVSMSLRDCKHLECLPSSVGGLKSLKDLNLSGCSKLDKLPDELGLVACLEKFDVSGSGIREVPSFVGLLKNLKEFSLAGCKGQSPQSWNMMLNPFQLLRKRSHTPAGLSLASLSGLHSLTKLNLSDCNLYEIPSDFGCLSLLRELNLSKNQFVRLPESIGQLSRLEWLYLDSCCKLQTLPELPTHPWVNTSNCISLHTLSNQIGKLMGVNCFKMVENESCKSTALSLLTRYLKFQHCTSSGFTRDFHFVAPGDEIPEWYNHQSMGSWITVELHPGWFTNKWMGFAFCVVFRVLKPLPPLVRWSIQCSLKLESQRKSLCCFWSRFWGTVGSTSVGSHLVLLWAP; encoded by the exons ATGAGCACCGAGAGCTCTTCACCTCCTCGGTGGAAATATGATGTCTTTTTGAGTTTTAGAGGCGAGGATACTCGAAAGGGTTTTACAGACCATCTATACACTGCATTGGATGATAAAGGAATCACAACTTTCAGGGATGATCCTGAGCTTCACAAAGGGGAAGATATTTCTCCAGCACTTTTTGCTGCAATTAAGGAATCGAGATTTGCTCTCATTGTTCTCTCACAAAATTATGCATCGTCGACATGGTGCTTGGAGGAACTTGTCAGAATTCTTGAATGTATGAAAGCAAGAGAAGCTGTGCTGCCAATTTTTTATGATATTGATCCCTCTGTTGTACGAAAGCAAACAGGGATTTTTGGTGAAGCCTTTGCTAATCTTGAAGAAAGGTTTAGCGATGACAAGGAGAAAGTGCGGAGGTGGAGATCTGCATTAACTGAAGTGGCAAGTTTCTCAGGGTGGAATTCAAAGGAATG GTATGAATCAAAGCTCATTAGAGATATTGTTGAAGTAATATGGAAAAAACTGCAACCTACATCATTCAGTTATGCAGAAAATTTAGTTGGAATTTACTTAAGATTGCAGCCGGTCAATTTGCTTTTAGGTGCAGGGGTGGATGACGTCCGATTCATAGGAATATGGGGAATGGGCGGGATTGGTAAGACTACTATAGTAAGAGCGGTGTATGAGAGAATCTCTCGTCAATTTGAATTTAGTTTCCTTCTTACCAATGTTAGAGACTTCGTTGAGAAAAGTGGTCTACTTAATCTACAAAAGCAACTTCTATCTGGGATTTGGACAAAAAAGGCTGATATATCGGACCTTCATGAAGGAGCCACCATAATAAGGAGGTTGTTAGGTCACAGGAAAGTTCTTCtcattcttgatgatgtgaaccATTCAAGCCATTTAAAATTTTTGGCAGGAAACCAAGAGTGGTTTGGTTCAGGGAGTAGAGTTCTCATCACAACTAGAGATGAGCATTTGTTGATCGAGCATGAAGTGGAGAGAAGATTGAAGGTTGAGGAACTTAATGATGAGGATTCTCTTCTGCTTTTCAGCCGGAAAGCATTCAAAAAAGGTTATCCTGAAGAAGATTTTCTTGATTTGTCTAAATCTTTCATAAATTATGCCAAAGGTCTCCCTTTAGCTCTTGAAGTACTGGGCTCTTTTTTGTATGGAAGAGATCTAAGTGAATGGAAAAGTGCATTGAGAAAACTAGGAACAGTTTGTAACTTGGAAATTTTTGACATACTTAAGACTAGCTATGATGGTCTAgatgatgaagagaagaaaatattccTAGACATTTCATGCTTCTTttgtggagaagaaaaagatcgAGTAACAGAAATACTGATCAGTTGCGATGTTTCTGCGACTATTGGAATAAAAGTTCTTATGGAAAGATCTCTCTTGACTATTTTGCATGGAAGACTATGGATGCACGATTTGCTAAAAAAAATGGGTCGGGAAATTGTCCGCCAGGAATCTACTAAAGAGCCAGGCAGGCGCAGTAGGTTATGGCTTCTTGAAGACGTCAAACACGTCTTGACCAAAAATACT GGAACAGAAGCAATAGAAGGCATTATTCTGGACTCAACTGAGCTTGGAGTAACGGCGAGGGTAAATGCTAAATCCTTTTTGATGATGAACAGATTGAGATACCTTGTCATTAAGAATGGGAACCTACCGAATGGGCTTGAATGTCTTCCTGATAGTTTACGGATTCTTAACTGGACCGGGTATCCCTTGAAATCTCTCCCGTCGCATTTCAACCCTGAGAAGCTACTAGAACTTAACATGTGCCATAGTTGCATTGAACATTTTCCGATGGAAATAGAG CCTTTATACAATTTGAAAACCGTTAAACTCAACAACTCATTGAATCTTGTCAACACCCCAAGCTTTAAAGGTATGCCACATCTTGAGCTTCTGTTTCTAGAAGGTTGTACAAGACTATATGAGGTTGACCCAGGAATTGAAGTGCTTGACAAACTTACGATGTTGAACTTAAAAGATTGCAAGAATGTCGTGCATTTTGCAAGCAGTGTACGTGGCTTAAAATCTCTCAAAGTTCTTAATCTTTCTGGTTGCTCAAAGCTTAAAAAACTACCGGGTGACATGGGTCATTTGGAAAGTTTGGAGGAGCTCCGTGTGAATGGCACCGGCATAAGAGAACTACCTTCCTCTGATGGAATGCTTGAAAGACTTGCTCTGCTGAAAATGGTAGATTGCACAGATCTCGTGTGTCTTCCAGTTAGTGTAGGGGGCTTAAAATCTCTGAAAGTTGTTAATATTtctggttgcttaaagcttgACAAATTGCCGAAGGAGTTGGGCCGTATAGCGTGTTTGGAAGAGGTTGATGCGAGTGGGACTTCTATACGAGAACTACCTTGCTCAATTGGCATGCTTGAAGGACTTGTTTCTATGTCCTTGAGAGATTGCAAACATCTTGTATGTCTTCCAAGCAGTGTAGGTGGCTTAAAATCTCTCAAAGATCTCAATCTTTCTGGTTGCTCAAAGCTTGACAAATTGCCAAATGAGTTCGGTTTTGTTGCCTGTTTGGAGAAGCTTGATGTGAGTGGAAGTCGCATAAGAGAACTACCTTGCTCTATTGGCATGCTTGAAGGACTTGTTTCTATGTCCTTGAGAGATTGCAAACATCTTGAGTGTCTTCCAAGCAGTGTAGGTGGCTTAAAATCTCTCAAAGATCTCAATCTTTCTGGCTGCTCAAAGCTTGATAAATTGCCAGATGAGTTGGGTCTTGTTGCCTGTTTGGAGAAGTTTGATGTGAGTGGAAGTGGCATAAGAGAAGTGCCATCCTTTGTTGGTCTTTTGAAAAACCTCAAAGAATTTTCTCTTGCTGGATGTAAGGGACAGTCACCTCAATCATGGAACATGATGTTGAATCCTTTTCAGTTATTGCGAAAAAGAAGTCACACTCCGGCAGGATTGTCGTTGGCCAGTTTGTCTGGTTTGCATTCATTAACCAAACTGAATCTAAGTGATTGCAATCTTTATGAAATCCCCAGTGATTTTGGATGCTTGTCCTTGTTAAGAGAATTAAATTTGAGCAAAAATCAATTTGTTAGACTACCTGAGAGCATCGGCCAGCTCTCTAGACTTGAATGGCTTTACTTGGATTCGTGCTGCAAGCTTCAGACACTGCCGGAGCTTCCAACTCATCCATGGGTAAACACCAGCAACTGCATTTCATTACACACATTGTCCAATCAAATAGGAAAATTGATGGGTGTTAATTGTTTCAAAATGGTGGAGAATGAAAGCTGTAAGAGTACAGCACTTTCATTGCTAACACGCTACCTGAAGTTTCAACATTGTACTTCTTCCGGATTTACCCGTGATTTTCACTTTGTTGCTCCTGGAGATGAAATTCCAGAGTGGTACAATCACCAAAGTATGGGGTCTTGGATAACTGTAGAGTTGCATCCAGGTTGGTTTACTAACAAGTGGATGGGATTCGCATTCTGTGTCGTTTTTAGAGTCCTCAAACCACTCCCGCCTTTGGTTCGGTGGTCAATTCAGTGCtcattgaaacttgaaagccaACGGAAAA